Part of the Salminus brasiliensis chromosome 2, fSalBra1.hap2, whole genome shotgun sequence genome, gttgaactgtgttctctggaatgatggtagtctatccaatacttttgaggtTTTGAGTTGGAAGttgtcatccaacatcctgacatcacttaCGTTTTTGTCACGCAATCATATTCTCAAAGCCAGGACAGCAAAGTTAGAAACAgaatttcttctgtttttagAAATAATTTGCTATCTAAAGTGCTATCTTCTGCTAGCAGGAGAATGTTAtcttttaatgcccttgattttggaagacataatgaatgagcaggtgccccaataTTTGTATCCATATAGAGTCTACATTCTAAAGTGCAATTACTAGCTTAATATAACATATAGCAAAgaatatatgaaaatattttaaaaatgtaagcaTAAAAGCACATTCATTATGTTAGTTTTTACTTTGTGTTACATTTGGAAAATAAAAAGGAATTtggtctaaaatgtgcagaatgtATTTCCTGCAAAGGGTTTGTTCCAGACTTGTTGAGAAATGTTTGGCCATCCATGggtttaaaaattaaaattaaacattttattgttttgctGAATGTGAATAATTGAATACATCCTCTAGAGCAAATAAGCTTAAACATAGTGCTAAATATTTGACCGATTttaacacacacattctgttcattttctgtCAAATAAATAACTTCTGCTTCAGAGTGAGCAGAAGTGCATCTCTGTAGAGTCTTAATTGTACATTGTAATTATTATGTCTATTTGAGATTATTTACCTCTGTTTTCATGCCCTTCGCCCATGAATTAACGACATCAGGCTTTTAGGCGCTGAACTGTGGGCAAAACCCACCTAAAGAAGCACTTTGTGAATAACGAGTATATCGGGTTACTCGTTATTCTGCGAGCACATTCACAATGTACTTACATTACGGAGGGTTTGGGAAACGTTTGTTAATTTTAACCAATGTTCTTGGTTAAGAATTAGTTAACGTACGTATATTATTTAGTGTGACGAAGCCTGTGGAAAGCTCAGCCCAGATCCTCAGCCAGTGGTTCAGAAGAAACCATAGTTGCTGAGTCGTAGCGCAAGGTTTGAAGAACCTTAACAGCAAATGAAAAACATCATGGGTGCCAAAAAGTTTGTATACAACCTGTTTTTGAATagtatatgtatacaaactgtaATTAAAATGGTCAAACTGCCTGTTTTGAACCACTCGGAAGCGAGGCTTGCTGTTCAGTGCCTCCTGACGCCTGATGTTCGTGAACATACCCCACAACAcggagctagctagctacgtgCTGCGGCCACATCACCAGCAGGAAGTGTTCAGACTGAATCTGTTCAACAGCTGAGTAAGTGAGTACCCTAACAAAAACTACAATTTACACATTATTATTGAGAAAAGTGCTTACtgactaaaaaataaaatataagtcCTGTATAATAGGGTTAGACTTCACTCTAGCTAGGtagaggtagctagctagctcctaTAGCATGTAACCTGATTGCAGTGAGTGCAGCTAGTTCTCTAGCAAGATCTCTTGTCCTTTCTACACTTTTAAGTTCTTAATGTAAATGCTGCAGTGTCTGTGTCACTTAGATATTCTTTATCGCGAATTATCCTACGTTGGTTTCATATTTGCATATTCGGAATTCTTTCTTCATTAGCTTTCATAAGTGCAAAAGTGGTAATATTAGCTAGTAATTTGGCAACCCAGACAAACAGACAATGTTTTACATAAAAACCCAATATATTTTACAATGGAGAGAGCGTGTCGTTTTGACTGTGTTGCTATCGCCGCTACGAGGATTAaagacgttagctagctagctagctgcgtacagtgttgccaactcctcagtaagtaAAGTAGTGCTAGCTATGGCTGTCCTATAAGTCGCTAGAAGTCTTATTTGCAAGATTGTCCTTTTGCTTGTATTTGATGCTgtataataaaagaataacGTGGGTAAAACATCCTTAATATGTTAGAACTACAAATGCAATCTGAATAAATTATTCTCTTTTGCTTTTGAAATAGGCCGTCACTTCTTAAAACAGAGTTCTTGTATGAGGGGTTGAATAATCTGTTTCTTTACATAAACTAATGATTGGTGGGGACAAATGATCCAGCCAGCTGTCACTCATTTGCACTTGTACCAGTACCTCAGAGTCACCACATAGACTTAGCTAGTTAATGTTATATAACATTTTGATTAAAATGCTGAAATATATTGCTTACTACTGGACCGCATCTTATCAATCCAACTATTATCCATATCCTCCTTGTTCTGTATCACACTAAATTAAATATGTATGAATTTGTCTCACTATTGTCATTTAATCATCTAAAGGGAAACATTAAACAtgtgagttttcagcctagacctGAAAATTGAGACTGTGTCCTGAACATTACCTATGAGGTTATTACTGAATTGGGGGGCTTTGAAAGAAGTAAGTAGTAAGTAGGGATGCACAATCCcattttttcagttctgataacaatacataaactttgctGATCAGCCCTTACTGGTCCAATACCGTTATTGAATTATTAAACCATATGCTTCACTGCATGCATTGACTTAAACATTGCTTTACTAACTTTATAAAACTAAATATAACAAGtttacacaaatacatacatttgtCACTAAATAATCATGCTGGCACTGTGGCccatttttattcttatttattttgttttcccCAGCTGGGTTATTTACGGACAATTGATGACAGGTCGAGCTAGTTAGATAgagtcttgctgtttgctgtgATATGGGTATCATGTCTGTAGGTATAGCTGAgctggtgaaaaaaaaaatcagctcaCTTTATCTGAGTAAGGTAAAAAAGGTTAAggttgttgtttgagccaaagtggacttcatgggagatgaccaaggaggacaccattgttgaaaacaaatcataaaaaagccagactggaatttgccaaactacatgttgacaagccctgctctgttatgttctggggctgctttgctgcatctggcacagggtgtcttgaatctgtgcagggtacaatgaaaactcaagactatcaagggattctagagagaaatgtgctgcccagtgtcagaaagcttggtctcagccgcaggtcatgggtcttgaaACCGAATAATGACCcagaacacacagctaaaaacacccaagaatgactaagaggaaaacattggactgttctgaagtggccttctatgagcccagaccaaaatcctattgagcatcttggaaggagctgaaacattcAGTCTGGAAAAGGCGCctttcaaacctgagacaactggagcagtttgctcattaGGAGtaggccaaaatacctgctgagaggtgcagaagtctcattgataattacaggaatcatttgattgcagtgattgcctcataaggttgtgcaacaaaatatattatgggtaccatcatttctgtccaggcctgtttcatgagttaatttttcaaaataattctgttgaaaagcaatgtctgactttcattggttaaatttcatagcttttttatttattattacttttgtcagattcaggttatttctgtgaccattgtgattttttcctttcattaaccgaggggtactaacagttttgtccatgtgtgtatttcTTGTCTGGGAAACATAGCTCTAAGTGTGggtgttgttttatttttttttctgtttatcttttttttttgtctctgatTCTTGCAGAGATGTCTCAATTTGAGGAGGTCTTCCAGAAATCTTCACTCCATCCCAAACCAAAGGGGCTAACGTTGCAGTATGGCACGGCAGGGTTCAGAACTGTGGCAAAACATTTGGACCATGTTATGTTCCGTATGGGTCTACTTGCCACGCTGAGGTCCAAACAGACTAAATCCACCATCGGAGTCATGGTCACAGCCTCTCACAATCCAGAGGTCAGCAGACATTCACCCAAATAGAGAAATATGTTCGTTTTATACATTATTGACTGTAAACATTTTCTGGGGCCCTGTCTTTGTCTTTTCCACAGGAGGATAATGGAGTAAAGCTAATTGACCCTATGGGGGAGATGGTGAACTCAGATTGGGAAGGCTATGCCACACAGCTGGCCAATGCTGAACAGGAGGCTCTGTGCCCTGCACTAAAGGACATTATTGAGAAGGAAGCCATTAGCATTAGTGAGATAGCCAGTGTCTTTATAGGCAGAGATACCAGGTAGCTCCATGTGCAGTCACACATTTAGATATGTTATTTAGTCTTTTTATACTTTTACACCTGTAATTGTGCCATTATACTGTTAATGTAGTACAGCATGTTAACGGATTGGTTGTGCTTGCCTTTACACAGGCCAAGCAGTGAGAGTCTATCACAGGCTGTTTTGGATGGAGTTTCTTGTTTGGGAGGACACACTCAAGGTGTGTTAATAGTTAGGAAAATGTtgttgtctcttttttttcccccattgtAATATTAGTAAAAGAGACAAGATTTTacttaaagggtccatatcctTATTCCATTATATCTATATTTTCcctttgttttatatttttcctTAGAGCCACTAACAATTGTAGCAAGTTTGTGCAGCTTTATGTTTCAAAAAAACTCTATTTAAcagactgtttctgttactgGGACCTGcattgcacctcattcaaaacACTCCTGAGAACAGCAATATATGTGGGTGGGGACATTTAACAATATTTATGTATTACTTTAAACATCTTTGTTTCAATAAAGCAAATAAAATGCAGATGATAGGGAGATTCAATGATAGCAGTCCTTTAATTGAAAATTTGAATATTTTCTATATCCTGCATCTGTAGCATACAGTCAATTACTGTAGACATTCATGGACAAAACGGACAAAACCAATTCAAACAAACCATCTATAAAGGAAGCCAATGGTTGTTTGAGCAGAGTGTTTTGAGTCAGTAGGTTTTCTGTTCTGAGTTACAGTTACAGCACATAAATATGAACTTAAGTGCTATTTTAATAGACTAACCTGTTTGAGGATTACTTGAACTAATCTAGTTACTGTAGAACATGTATGCCatgtttcagtgctgtggtaataattgtaatacatatacatatatatatatatatatatatatatgtgtgtgtgtgtgtgtgtgtgtgtgtgtgtgtgtgtgtgcacatgtttcAGACTATGGCCTTGTAACCACACCGCAGCTGCATTATATGGTCCGCTCTCGCAACACCCATGGTGGCTATGGTACCGACACATTGCAGGGCTACTATCAGAAACTCTCCGAAGCTTTTATTGAACTTACTAGGAATGTAAGAAACACAAAGCATGAGAGAACATGATTAAAATGGGACAAATAAGCATAGCTATTGGGTTATTTAAACATAAACTGTTGGATTGCAGAGAATATCACATTATACATCTTCATTTGTCTGCCAGGCCCAGAATCACACTGATGATCAGAAAAGGCTGGTGGTGGACGGAGCCAATGGAATTGGTGCGCCAAAGCTGAGAGAACTGGAGGCATTTCTCAATTCTGAACTACTGGTGGTGCTTTTTAATGTCGGCTGCAGTGGCAAACTCAACTACCTCTGTGGAGCTGACTATGTGAAAGTACACCAAAAACCTCCGCAAGGTCTGTGGGAATGTTCTGTGTTATATGAGAATatcattgttattttatttgtattaaagtGTGCCAAAACCTGACTGTATTATTTAGATTTACTGACCATTAACAGCTTATAACAGTGTAGAGTAAACTTttttagagtaaaaaaaaaagatgtttttttttgtcagctttcagttctatttttttttaatcttttttttttatttttctttaactGTATGATTGATCTAAAAAAACAAGTTTTAATTTCCATCTAAAGTctttatattaaacattttcacatttgcaGCTTTGCTCAGGAATGTTCTACTTTCTTTATTCCAGTCATTATGAATTCCACAGTGCTTTGGcatattaatattttgtgttaATGTGTATGTGTTGAATATATATGCTTTTCCTCTCGCTCTCTGCAGGGATGCATATGGAAGCAGGTGAACGTTGCTGTTCATTTGACGGTGATGCGGACCGTATTGTTTACTATTACAATGATTCTGCTGGCAGCTTCCATCTGTTGGATGGAGATAAAATTGCTACTCTGATTAGCACATACCTCAAAGAGCTTCTGATACAGgtagaaaacacaacacaccttCTGTTCTTCTCACTAATTCACTCATCTGTCTTCAAAAAGCAAGCTGGTGAGTGGCAAATGGATGTTATTCTTCTTGGTGGAGGTACAAGATGTGATTCAAATTGCAAAGATAGAGAGAAGAGATCTCCATGTGGTATTTTTAGACTTAGCTAATGCTTTTGGTTCTATGCCACATGCTGTATGATAGTGGGTGCCCTCCTCCTACTTGCATAAATGGATGTAACAACGTTGCATAAAAGTGACAACGTTGACAACCAACTCATGAACTCTGTGGCTACTAtagaaattaaataataatcttAGGTTGGCAAGGACGAAGGATAAACCCAGTAAATCTAGAAGTGTGTTAAGCTTAAAGGAAAACTAGAAAGGTTAGAAAGGTTAATGTTGGAAGTAGAAGTGATATATTCTGTTCTGGAGAGACCAGTTAAGAGTTTAGGTAGATGTTAGAGTGCTGCACTGAGTGACAAAGAGCAGGTTCTGGATACAAGAAATGAAATGGTGGAGGCTATTAATAGCattaattatttgttttctGACTGGCAAATTAAAATTGTGGTGTCTTTGTTTGCTGCCTTGTATGAAGTGGTCACTTACAGTTTATAAGGCTCTGACTACTGAGGTGCAGAAGGTATTATGAATAATGCCATCAGGAAGTGGCTGGGAGTGCTGTGTTGCCTTAGTAGTATGGAATGGTTTGGGAAAGGGCAGCTGGAACTACCACTTTAGTTGAGGAGTTTAAATGTGCTAAGGCAGGTCATGAAATGATTTTACTAGAGTCAAAAGATTAAAGCAGCAGCACCAGTCACAAAAACATTGGAGCACAGGGCTAAGATCAAATGATTTATGGAAGACATTTAGTAAGACCATGTCACCAGAGAGAAGAGAGTCATCGGACACATGAAGGCATAATCAGGTACTTAGGTCTTTAGCAGTTAGGTTTGTGTGCAAGGGCCAGTGTAAAGGAGAAAGAGTGCTGGGTGCCAATATTGGTGCATGAGATTGGAAGCTGTTGACAAATGTGACTACACTGAGGCTATATATAATGATATGCTCTGAAAATAAAGCTAAATAATTAGTCTGTGGTTGTGGATAGGGCTGAGGTTGGATGAGGAAGGGCAGTGTGTGAATAAATGTGCAGATTTTTTGCATATTCTGTTGATATAGTGTTGTTATGTATTACCTGACTTTTATGTATTTGCAGATTGTTATTACTGTTTTCTGTATTCTACAACTGATATTTTTGAGTAGGCTTTGAAAacaagtgtgtgtatttgtgcttatGTATAGGCTGGGCTAAACCTACAGATTGCTGTTGTACAAACAGCTTATGCTAATGGTAGCTCCACTCGATACCTGGAAGATATCTTgaaggtgatttttttttctctgataATCCATTATGTAGACAATTAATTCCCATACCAAAAAATATACAGTTACTGCTTTTACATTTGAATAATTTCCAGGTCACAGTGTACTGCACGAAGACAGGAGTGAAGCACCTTCACCATGCAGCTCAGATGTTTGATATCGGAGTTTACTTTGAAGCCAACGGTCATGGAACGGTAAGTCAAACAGGAATAACTTTTACTAAATTAGAAGCCTCTGTATGTTTTTATACAACCATCAAAACCATCTAaaacatattattaataatgctaCAGTTTTTGATCCAATATAGAACATGTACAACAGTTAACAAATTCATGTACAACAGTTTACAAATTCCAATTTCTTTACAAAGATTCCTTGAAGAACTCATAAAGTGACATAAAGAGTTGTGTTCTAATGAGGCCACAGGACTGTAAAAACCCTGTCCAATCATTTCACTCAGACTGATTTAGACAATTGGGCGACATGCCTACGTGTATACTGATTTGCACATGTGCGGATTCCATTATGCCAGTGTTGTGCCGAATTTGACACCCCCGCTTCAAAATGCATCCCCTCTTGGGAGTGTGCACACTACTTCGGTATTTCGCTAATATTTTTACTAGGAACTTATCACAATGTTTGTGGAAGTC contains:
- the pgm3 gene encoding phosphoacetylglucosamine mutase, with amino-acid sequence MSQFEEVFQKSSLHPKPKGLTLQYGTAGFRTVAKHLDHVMFRMGLLATLRSKQTKSTIGVMVTASHNPEEDNGVKLIDPMGEMVNSDWEGYATQLANAEQEALCPALKDIIEKEAISISEIASVFIGRDTRPSSESLSQAVLDGVSCLGGHTQDYGLVTTPQLHYMVRSRNTHGGYGTDTLQGYYQKLSEAFIELTRNAQNHTDDQKRLVVDGANGIGAPKLRELEAFLNSELLVVLFNVGCSGKLNYLCGADYVKVHQKPPQGMHMEAGERCCSFDGDADRIVYYYNDSAGSFHLLDGDKIATLISTYLKELLIQAGLNLQIAVVQTAYANGSSTRYLEDILKVTVYCTKTGVKHLHHAAQMFDIGVYFEANGHGTVLFSKKAEEQIQQLTQDSNVSKAKKRAAKLLKNTINLINQATGDAISDMLIIEAVLAIRGMTVQEWDSIYTDLPNRQLKVKVSDRCVIDTTDAERRAVTPAGLQDAIDALVKKYTKARAFVRPSGTEDVVRVYAEANTQESADDLAHEVCLAVYRLAGGVGDVPKPDHKH